From the Aerococcus viridans genome, the window TGAGGCCTTACGTGAAGTGTCATCAGCAAAACAAGAAATCCCTTCTCGTAAAGGTTACCCAGGTTACCTTTACTCTGAATTGGCAACTATTTATGAACGTGCGGGTATCGTTAAAGGTAAGCCAGGTTCAGTAACGCAAATTCCTATTTTGACCATGCCTAACGATGATATCACGCACCCTATCCCTGACCTTACTGGTTATATAACTGAAGGACAAATCGTATTGGACCGTGTGATTGAAGGAAAAAACGTTTATCCACCAGTTGGGATTCTACCATCCCTATCTCGTTTGATGAAAGATGGTATTGGTGAAGGGTTTACCCGTGAAGACCACTCTGACGTAGCTAACCAATTATTCGCTTCTTATTCTGGGGCCAACGAGGCTAAATCTTTAGCTTCTGTTATCGGGGAAGAAGAGTTATCGGATATTGATAAACTTTACCTTAAATTTGGTGAATTATTCGAACAAAAATTTGTAGGTCAAAGCCAAGATGAAACAAGAAGCATCCAAGAGACATTGGACTTAGGTTGGCAATTATTAGGTATTTTCCCGCGTGAGGAATTGACCCGTATGGATACTGAAGTCCTTGATAAATACTACAAAAACACAGCTGATGAGGTATTAAACCAACAAACAACTGACAAACCCCTAGTATAAGGTGGTGAAAATTAATGGATATTAATAACACCCCTACCAAGGGGAACTTAATGCAGATTCAAAAGACATTAGATCTTTCGCGAAACGGTTACCTATTGATGGACCGGAAACGGATTATCTTGATGAATGAGTTGATTGATTTGCTGAATAAGGCTTCTGGCTTACAAGATGACCTTAAAAAGGCTTATGAGTTGGCTTATCATAAATTGACAATTGCTGCTTATGAAAATGGTATTTTAAGTGTACATGATGCATCAACTAACGTAGATGTTGAAGACGATATCCAATTAAAAGTACGTAGTGTCATGGGTTCAGAGGTGCCAGAAATTAATTACAAACCCCGACCTATGAAGCCCGCTTACTCATTCTATGACAATACAGTAGCTATTGATGAAGCAAGGATTGCCTTTCGTCGGGTAAAAGAATTGTTGATTCAAATTGCTGAAGTTGAGAATGCGGCTTATCGTTTAGCGAACAACATGCAGAAAACGCAAAAACGTGTAAATGCCCTTCAAAACGTGACCATTCCTCAATTGGAGGGTGCACAAAAATCTATTTCTTCAGCCCTTGAAGAGAAAGAACGTGAAGAATTTACCCGTCTTAAAGTGGTTAAACGTATCTTAAACAGCAAGTAGTAAAAAGATAAAGACGACCTATGTAAGCTGGTTTCGCGCCAGTGTACTTAGGTCGTCTTTTTGATTATATAAAAAGTGTTGGCGGAAGTTTCTTTCGAACCTCTACCAACACTATTTGTATTGAATAACTTTATTCAGCTAATTCTGTATTGTAATGTACGTTTTGTACATCATCGTCGTCTTCTAATAAGTCGATCAAGTTTTCAAGTTGGCTGGCTTTATCTTCAGGTAGTTCTAACATTGTTTTAGCTACCATTGTGATTTCAGCCTGTGCTAATTTGAATCCTTGCGCTTCTAAGGCGTCGCGAACATCAGTGAAGTCAGAAGCTTCTGTAGAAATTTCAAATACTTCATCTGAAGTTGTCATGTCTTCCCCACCAGCTTCGATTACGTTCATTAACATTTCATCTTCGTCAAGGTCTAAACCTTCACGCTCAATCACGATGTAACCTTGACGGTCAAACATGTAAGCAACTGAACCTGATTCACCTAATGAACCACCGTTTTTGTTAAAGATAGTACGTATATTGGTTAACGTACGGTTGGTATTATCAGTTAAGGTTTCAACTAAAATAGCAATACCGCCTGGTCCATAACCTTCGTACGTGATTTCATCGTAGTCTTCACCAGCAGTGTTACTTGAACCTTTTTCAATCGCACGGTTTACATTGTCGTTAGGCATGTTCGCTGCTTTTGCTTTATCCATAACCAAACGTAAAGATGGGTTTGATTCTGGATCAGGTCCACCCGCTTTCGTTGCTACATAAATTTCACGAGAAAGTTTTTGGAATACTTTCGCTCGTTTAGCATCGGTTGCACCTTTTTTGTTTTTGATTTTACTCCATTTATTATGTCCAGACACGACATATACCCTCTTTCCTGTAATTTTTCACTAGGTTATTATATCAAAGTATTGACATCATAGCAATGAAGCCTATTTATTAGGTACCATTACTTCCACATGTGATGGTAAGACTTCGATAGCAATTGGTAGCGCTGGACCAACCTCACCGTCAATATTTACTTTCACTTCATCAGCGTCTTCAGTAACGACAGAGATAGCTACTTTTTTAACGTTATACGTAATCATGTTATTGGCTTCAGAGATATACCCGCCGTTTAATTCTTGTAACATACTCGGTAATGCAGCAAATAGATTTTCATCCTTTAAGGTCATGATATGTAATAAGCCATCATCTGGAGTTGCGTTAGCAATCATATTTTCAAATGATCCTACACTGTTTGTTAAGGCAACCACTAGTACTTTGGTTGAGATTTCGATTTCTTTATCGTCGTCTAAGACTAAGTTGTAGGTGTATTGGTTATCGTTTAATACAGCTCTCATTGAGTCACGCACGTAGGCGAAGAAACCAAATTTTGATTTATCTTCACTTGATGTTTCCATTACGGCTGTTGGAATTGATCCAATAGCGGCCACGTTGCAGAAGTATTGGTCGTTTATTTTAGCGATATCAATTTTTCGTGTCTTGAAGTTAGCTAAGTCTTTAGCTGCTTCTTGAGGTTTTAGGCTAATTCCTAAAGCTCGAGCTAGATCGTTGGCTGTCCCAAGTGGAATAAGACCAAATTTAATGGTTGAATCTGTTTCAGCGATTCCTGAAATCCCTTCGTTAACAGTTCCATCACCACCAACGACGACAACAGCTTCATACCCTTCGTCGCTTGCTTCACGAGCCCATTTTTTGGCGTCGCCCTCTCCTTCAGTGAACTTTGTTTCGACATCGTCGAAGGAAGCAGACAGCGCTTTTTCTAAATCACTTTGAATTTCTTTCCCCGTCCCCTTACCTGATGATGGGTTAATAATCAACCTTACTTTAGACATATTCGCTACCTCCATGTACTTTGTGTTACCTTCATTTTACTAGACCGTTGGCGAATTAGCTATATTTAGCCCTAGATTATTTTGAATACGAATGAAAGCGAGCTAGATCAATTTTACATTCATTTTACAGAGTTGAATTCACATAGCATGTATACAATTGTTTTGATATAATTAAGAGCAAATCAGGCTATTTTTACAATAAAATTTGTTATAGAAAAGTGTGTGTATAGTGAAGAAAAACAATGAAGAAAAGAAAAAAATTGGGAATGGGCTGTCTGGGACTGAAAAAGTGATGTTCTATGTGAATGTGGCTTTTAAATCCTTGGCTAAAACATTTCTAGTCTTATTACTTATGCTCTTTCTTGGTGGGACATTGGGTCTTGGATTAGGATCAGGCTATTTCATTGGTTTGGTGGAAGATATGCCAATCCCCACTGAAGAGGAACTTTCTAA encodes:
- a CDS encoding V-type ATP synthase subunit D — its product is MDINNTPTKGNLMQIQKTLDLSRNGYLLMDRKRIILMNELIDLLNKASGLQDDLKKAYELAYHKLTIAAYENGILSVHDASTNVDVEDDIQLKVRSVMGSEVPEINYKPRPMKPAYSFYDNTVAIDEARIAFRRVKELLIQIAEVENAAYRLANNMQKTQKRVNALQNVTIPQLEGAQKSISSALEEKEREEFTRLKVVKRILNSK
- a CDS encoding YebC/PmpR family DNA-binding transcriptional regulator, which translates into the protein MSGHNKWSKIKNKKGATDAKRAKVFQKLSREIYVATKAGGPDPESNPSLRLVMDKAKAANMPNDNVNRAIEKGSSNTAGEDYDEITYEGYGPGGIAILVETLTDNTNRTLTNIRTIFNKNGGSLGESGSVAYMFDRQGYIVIEREGLDLDEDEMLMNVIEAGGEDMTTSDEVFEISTEASDFTDVRDALEAQGFKLAQAEITMVAKTMLELPEDKASQLENLIDLLEDDDDVQNVHYNTELAE
- a CDS encoding diacylglycerol/lipid kinase family protein; the protein is MSKVRLIINPSSGKGTGKEIQSDLEKALSASFDDVETKFTEGEGDAKKWAREASDEGYEAVVVVGGDGTVNEGISGIAETDSTIKFGLIPLGTANDLARALGISLKPQEAAKDLANFKTRKIDIAKINDQYFCNVAAIGSIPTAVMETSSEDKSKFGFFAYVRDSMRAVLNDNQYTYNLVLDDDKEIEISTKVLVVALTNSVGSFENMIANATPDDGLLHIMTLKDENLFAALPSMLQELNGGYISEANNMITYNVKKVAISVVTEDADEVKVNIDGEVGPALPIAIEVLPSHVEVMVPNK